Below is a genomic region from Pseudomonas svalbardensis.
CTGGCGACCAGCTTCCACGTAAATGATCTCGGCGCTGACACCCTTCTCTGCAAGTACGATACGCACTCGGTGGGAATAGTGGTCGGCGGGGTCGGAGTAACAGGCCAACCGATTGGTCACGCCCATGGCGGTCCTCCTCGCTTGTTGAAATTATCGGAAACGGAAAAACGCGCGCGCCCAGAGGGCGCCTCCCGTAACGCCTGGATCACCAGGCTCGTTACACCTTCAGAGACGCCCTTGGGCGCGCGCGATTGACAGCAATTTTACAGCAATATCAATGGACGTCTTTCCAGTATTCACGCTTGAGCAAGTAAGCGAATACGAAGAAGAACGCCAAGTACAGCAACACATAGGTACCGATGCGCTGATGCTGCAGCTTCACCGGGTTGGCCGAGTAGGCCAGGAAGGTCACCAGATTCTTGACCTTCTCGTCGAACTGCTCTTCGCTCAGCGTGCCGGTTTTCGGCATTACGGTCAGCTGGTCGCACGCTTCATGAGTCAGCGCCGTACCGGTCAGCGGATCGTATTGCTTCTTGCCGTCTTCGACGATTTGAACTTGTTTGCAGCCTACCACCTGACGACCCTGCAGGCCGACCAGAACGTTAGGCATCCCGACGTTCGGGAACACCTTGTTGTTCACGCCCCAAGGACGCGATGGGTCTTCATAGAAGGATTTCAGGTAACCATAGAGCCAGTCGGTACCACGAACACGAGCGACCAATGTCAGATCCGGTGGCGCGGCACCGAACCAGGTCTTGGCATCAGCCGGCTGCATGCCGATGTTCATGTGGTCACCGATCTTGGCGCCAGTGAACACCAGCTTCGACAGCATGAGATCGTGAGGAATGCCCAGATCATCGGCTACACGTTCGTAGCGCTGGAACTTGGCGCTATGGCAACCCATGCAATAGTTGGCAAACGTACGTGCGCCATCCTGCATGGCAGCCTGGTCGGAAACGTCGATGTCGACTTTTTCCAACTCGGGAGCACCCGCTGTCGACGCGAACGAGAACACTGGCATGGCAGCAAGAATCAGTACAGCAAATAGCTTTTTCATCAGCCAGTCACCCTTTCCGGAACCGGTTTGGTCTTCTCGAGCCTGGTGTAGAACGGCATCAGAATGAAGTAGGCGAAGTACAGGAAGGTACATACCTGCGACAGCAACGTCCGCCCAGGGGTTGGGGCCAATACGCCCAGCACGCCCAGGATCACGAACGAGATGCAGAACACCCAGAGCCAGATCTTGCTCATCCAGCCTTTGTAGCGCATCGACTTGACCGGACTACGATCGAGCCATGGCAGGACGAACAGCACAGCGATGGCCGCGCCCATGGCGATAACGCCCAGGAGCTTGTCCGGAATTGCCCGCAGAATCGCGTAGAACGGGGTGAAGTACCAGACCGGAGCGATGTGCTCTGGAGTCTTGAAGGCGTTCGCCACTTCAAAGTTCGGCTTCTCGAGGAAATAACCACCCATTTCCGGGAAGAAGAACACGATCGAGCAGAAGATGAACAGGAACACCACCACGCCGACGATATCTTTCACGGTGTAATACGGGTGGAAGGCAATGCCGTCCAGCGGTACGCCGTTTTCGTCTTTGAATTTCTTGATGTCCACGCCGTCCGGGTTGTTCGAACCGACTTCGTGCAGCGCCAGAACGTGCAGCACCACCAGACCGAGGATCACGATCGGCAAGGCAACAACGTGCAGGGCGAAAAAGCGGTTCAGGGTGATACCGGAAATCAGGTAGTCACCACGGATCCACTGAGTCAGATCGTTGCCGATGACCGGGATCGCACCGAACAGCGAGATGATCACCTGGGCACCCCAGTAGGACATCTGCCCCCACGGCAACAGGTAACCCATGAAGGCTTCAGCCATCAGCGCCAGATAGATCAGCATACCGAAGACCCACACCAGCTCACGCGGCTTCTGGTACGAACCGTAGAGCAAGCCACGGAACATGTGCAGATAGACCACGATGAAGAACGCCGAAGCGCCGGTGGAGTGCAGCAGACGCAGGATCGAGCCGTACTCGACGTCGCGCATGATGTATTCGACGGATGCAAACGCCTCTTCCGCCGATGGGGTGTAGCTCATGGTCAGCCAGACACCGGTAACGATCTGGTTGACCAGAACGAGCAGTGCGAGGGAACCAAAGAAGTAGAAGAAGTTGAAGTTCTTCGGGGCGTAGTACTTGCTGAGATGGTCTTCCCACATTTTGGTCGCGGGAAAGCGCGCATCAACCCAATCCATGAACTTGCTCATCACGCTTTCTCCGTATCGACGCCAATGACAATGATGTCATCGGTCTCATAGGAATGCGGGGGAACTGGCAGGTTCAAAGGCGCAGGTTGCGACTTGTAGACGCGGCCAGCCAGATCGTAGTGGGAACCGTGGCAAGGGCAGAAATAACCACCTACCCAGTCCTTGCCCAGATCCGCAGGTGCCACTTCTGGACGGAAGGTCGGCGAGCAACCCAGGTGCGTGCAGATACCGATCAGCAGCAGAACCTCTGGCTTGATCGAACGCGTTTCCGGGTCGACATAGGTCGGTTGTGTCGAGTTCTTGGAGGTCGGGTCAGACAGCTGGCCCTCGATCTTTTTCAGATTCCCCAGGATTTCCTCGGTACGGCGGACAATGAACACCGGCTGACCGCGCCACTCAGCAATCATCTGCTGGCCTGGCTCGATTTTGCTGACATTCACCTTCACCGGTGCACCTGCGGCTTTCGCCTTGGCACTGGGAAACCATGACCCCACGAACGGGACCGCAGCCCCCACCGCTCCTGCAGCACCCACCACGGATGTGGCTGCTACCAAGAAGCGACGCCGGCCTGCATTCACGCCGTCATTGCTCATTCAGTCCTCTCCCATCAGCTTTGTGGCCTGTTAAATCAGGCGTCTACTAAGTAAAAATCTGAACTTATAAAAATTTTGCCGAATGGTAATGAAAAGCCCCAATTCTGACAAGGTAATTACCGAGGGGCTCCACTGCCAAGCCTTGCAGTATAGGGCTTCTACGGCTGTGGCAAGTTGTCACAGAGCAATTCTTCGATAACTCACGCCCATAAAAAAACGCCCAGCTTCGCGAGGAAGCTGGGCGTTCTTTTTGAACGTAAAAGCGAATTAACGCTTCGAGTACTGCGGACGCTTACGCGCTTTACGCAGACCAACTTTCTTACGTTCAACTTCACGTGCATCGCGAGTAACGAAGCCAGCTTTGCGCAGAGCGCCACGCAGGGTTTCGTCGTACTGCATCAGTGCGCGAGTGATACCGTGGCGGATTGCGCCAGCTTGACCACTTACACCACCACCGATCACGGTGACGTAGATGTCGAATTTCTCGACAGTCTCAGTCAGTTCCAGCGGCTGACGAACTACCATGCGGGCAGTTTCGCGGCCGAAGAAATTTTCCAGGGTGCGGTTGTTGATGGAGATGTTACCAGTACCCGGACGCAGGAAAACGCGTGCGGTTGCGGTCTTGCGACGGCCAGTGCCGTAATTTTGAGTCGCCGACATAATGAACTATTCCGTTAAAACTTCAGTTCTTGGGGCTGCTGAGCAGTATGAGGGTGTACAGCGCCCGCATAGACTTTCAGCTTACGATACATGTCGCGACCCAGCGGGTTCTTAGGCAGCATGCCTTTGACCGCGGTCTCGATCACGCGCTCAGGGGCTTTAGCAATCAGCTTTTCGAAGTTGATCGACTTGATGCCGCCCGGGAAACCGGAGTGGGAGTAGTAGATTTTGTCGGTGGTTTTAGCACCGGTTACACGAATCTGCTCGGCATTGATAACAACGATGTAATCGCCGGTGTCAACGTGAGGAGTGTACTCAGCTTTATGCTTGCCACGCAGACGGCTCGCGATTTCGGTGGCCAGACGACCCAGGGTCTGACCTGCAGCGTCGACGACAAACCAGTCGCGCTGTACTGTTTCCGGTTTAGCAGTAAAAGTTTTCATTCTTTATAGCCTCAGGGGCCGCCCTGTAAATTAGACGGCGGATCTTACTGAATAGTGCGTACTTTGACAAGTCAAAGGCAGCCGGATACAGACGCTTTCGGGGGCTCGGGTCGGCGCGTCCGTTCAACGGCAAGATTCTTCGGCGGCGGCGCATCACTTCCACTGCAGAAAGAGGTGCGCAATTATGCAGATTGCGAAAAATAATTCAACCTGCTTTTATGATTGTTTTGCCCAAGGAGCACCCGATGGACTATCGACAGCTAGGCCGAACCAATCTGAACGTGAGCGCCATCTGCCTCGGAACCATGACCTGGGGCGAGCAAAACAGCGAGGCTGAAGCCTTCGCCCAGATTGAACGAGCCAAGAGTGCCGGGATCAATTTCATCGATACCGCCGAGATGTACCCGGTGCCGCCCAAGGCCGAAACCTACGCCTCCACCGAGCGCTACATCGGCAATTACTTCAAAAGCCGCGGTGATCGCGCCGACTGGATCCTGGCCAGCAAGATCGCCGGCCCCGGCAACACCATCGACTACATCCGCGACAAAAACCTGCGACACAACCGCCAGCACATCACCGAAGCCGTGGACGCCAGCCTCAAGCGCTTGCAGACCGACTACATCGACCTCTACCAGCTGCATTGGCCGGAGCGCAGCACCAATTTCTTTGGTCAGCTCGGTTACAAACACACGACCGCAGCCAACCTCACGCCGCTGGAGGACACCCTCGAAGCGCTGGACGAACAGGTCAAGGCCGGCAAGATCCGCCACATCGGCCTGTCCAACGAAACGCCATGGGGCACCATGCGTTTCCTCGCCCTGGCGGAAGCCCGTGGCTGGCCGCGCGCTGTGTCGATCCAGAACCCGTACAACCTGCTCAACCGCAGCTTCGAAGTCGGCCTCGCGGAAATCGCAATCCGCGAACAGTGCGGCCTGCTCGCCTATTCGCCGCTGGCGTTCGGTTTCCTGTCGGGCAAGTACGAAGGTGGCGCGCGTCCGCCTAAAGGCCGCCTGAGCCTCTACAGCCGCTTCAGCCGCTATTTCAACCCGCAGTCGGAAGCAGCGTGCAGTCGTTATGTGGCACTGGCGCGTGAACACGGCCTGGATCCGGCACAAATGGCGTTGGCGTTCGTTACGCAGCAGCCGTTTGTGACCAGCAACATCATTGGCGCGACGACGATGGAGCAATTAGAGAGCAACATCGCCAGCTTCGAGTTGAAGCTGTCGGATGAAGTACTGGAGGGGATTGAGGCGATTCACAAGGATCACCCGAACCCGGCACCTTGATTGATTCATAGGCCCCATCGCGAGCAAGCTCGCTCCCACAGGTACAGCGCAATCCCTGTGGGAGCGAGCCTGCTCGCGAAGGCGTCAGTCCAATCACTGCAAATCAAAGCGACCGCGCAATAATCTCCTTCATGATTTCATTGGTCCCCGCATAAATCCGCTGCACCCGCGCATCCGCCCACGCCCGGGCGATCGGGTATTCCCACATAAAACCGTAACCGCCATGCAACTGCACGCACTCGTCGAGCACCTTGCATTGCAGGTCAGTGCCCCAATACTTGGCCATCGCCGCGGTCGGCACGTCGAGCTTGCCTTGCAGGTGCAGTTCCAGACAGCGATCGACGAAGACCCGACCGATCTGAATCTCGGTCGCCATCTCCGCCAGTTTGAAGCGGGTGTTCTGGAAGTCGGCGATCGCCTTGCCAAATGCCTTGCGCTCGCGGGTGTATTCCAGCGTCCATTGCAGCGCTGCTTCAGCCGAAGCCAGCCCGCCGACGGCAACGGTAAGACGCTCTTGAGGCAATTCCTGCATCAGGTACGCGAAGCCCATCCCAGCCTGCCCCAACAGGTTTTCCTTTGGCACACGCACGTCCTGGAAGAACAGCTCCGAGGTGTCCTGAGCCTTCATGCCGACTTTTTCCAGACGCTTGCCCTTGGCGAAGCCTGGGGTGTCGGCTTCCACCAGAAACAGGCTGGTTCCTTTGGCGCCGGCCTTCGGATCAGTCTTGGCCACAACAATCACCAGGTCAGCGAGAAAGCCGTTGGTGATGAACGTCTTCGAACCGTTGATCACATACTCGTCGCCATCGAGCACCGCGGTGGTTTTCACCCCTTGCAGGTCGGAACCGGCACCCGGTTCGGTCATGGCAATCGCCGTGACCATCTCGCCAGACACCAGTTTCGGCAGGTATTTGTGTTTCAGCGCTTCACTGCCGTAATGCAGGATGTAAGGCGCGACGATGTCCGAATGCAGGGAAAAACCGATACCGGTCAAGCCGAGACGACCGACCTCTTCAATCACCACCGCGCTGTAGAGAAAGTCCGCCCCCAGGCCGCCGTATTCTTCCGGCAGATGCGAGCACAACATCCCCGCCTCCCCTGCCTTGTTCCAGAGTTTGCGGTCGATATAGCCTTGTTTTTCCCACTGCCCATGGAACGGCACGGCCTCTTTTTCGAGGAACGTTCGCACGCTGTCGCGAAAAAGTTCGTGCTCGGAGCTGAACAAGGTTCTGGGGATCATGCGGCACCTGTCGTTATTGTTAGCCGGAATTGACCTTCAGAGACTATGCCTCGCATCCGATACAGGACACTGGACACATCCGACAAAAAATAAGACGATCCAGCCGTCTGGTGACCACTTTCCCCTATAAGAATAAAGTTGAATTATGTCTAACCAAGTCTCCACGCCCTTGCGGCGCGTCAGCATCCTGGCTATCGACCGGGTTTTCGCTTCCACCCTCATGCAAGCCAAGGATTTCTTCCATCTGGCCAGCCTGCGTTACGGCAAACAACTGGGCCAAGGCCTGACTCCAGCGTTCGAAACCCGTCTGGTCAGCCCCGACGGCAAACCGGTGAACAGCTTCAGTGACGTGATCATGCCGGTGGACGGCGGCCTGGAAAACGCCGACATCATTGTCCTTCCAGCCTTCTGGGACGATTTCGACACCCTTTGCCAACGTTATCCACAGGTCCTGCCCTGGCTGCGTCAGCAACATGCTCGCGGCGCAGTGCTCTGCGGCGAGGCCACCGGGGTGTTCTGGCTGGCCGAGGCCGGACTGCTCGACGGCAAGGAAGCGACCACTTACTGGCGCTTCTTCAATGCATTTGCCGAACGCTTCCCACGGGTTCAGCTCAATCAGGACAAGCACCTGACCGATGCCGACAACCTGTATTGCGCTGGAGGAACCACCTCGGCCTGCGACCTTTACATTTACCTGATCGAACGCTTCTGCGGCGCCAACGTGTCTCAGGCCGTGGCGCGGGACATTCTCTATGAAGTGCAGCGCAGCTACTCGCCAGGACGAATCGGTTTCGGCGGTCAGAAGCTGCACCAGGATGTGATCATCCTGCAGATCCAGCACTGGCTCGAAGAACACTTCGCCGACAAATTCCGTTTCGAAGACGTGGCTCGCGAACACGGCATGAGCATCCGCAATTTCATGCGGCGCTTCCAGACCGCCACCGGCGACAAGCCGCTGCATTACCTGCAACGACTGCGCATCGAAACCGCCAAGGGCTTGCTGTCCGGCAGCCGCAAGAGCATCAAGACCATCAGCTATGAAGTCGGTTACGACGATGCAAGCTTCTTCGCTCGGTTGTTCCGCCAGCACACGGAGTTGTCGCCAAACCAGTATCGACAGCAGTTCCAGCAAGCTGCGTAGGCAGCTGACACAACACAAACCGATGTGGGAGCGGGCTTGTGGTGAGCCTCAGGATTCGGGCACAAGGATCTTCAGCGCACAAAAAAGGGCCTGCATTTGCAGGCCCTTTTTTATTTTCCGAAATGTCCTACGGCTTATGCGCCCGGGACAGGAATTCGTGAGACTGCATTTCCAGCAGACGGCTGAGCGTGCGCTGGAACTCGAAGTTCAGGCGACCACCGGTGTAGAGGTCTTTGAGCTCGACTTCAGCGGAAATGATCAGCTTCACGTTGCGATCGTAGAACTCGTCGACCATGTTGATAAAGCGTCGGGCGATGTCGTCGGTGGTGACGCTCATCTGCTCGACGCCGCTGAGCAACACAGCGTGGAAGATCTTGCCAAGTTCGATGTAATCGTTCTGGCTGCGCGGGCCGTCGCAGAGTTCGCGGAAGTCGAACCAGGCCACGTCATCGCAGGTGCGCAAGGCACGGATTTCGCGGTTCTCGATCATCAGCACATCGTTCTCGATGGCTGCCGTGCATTCCGGCGTCAAGGCGCGGAAGCTCTTGCGCAGGCTTTCGTGGGACGCATCATCCAGCGGAAAGTGGAACAGCTCCGCTTGCTCAAGGTGACGCAGACGATAATCGACGCCGCTGTCGACGTTGACGATGTCGGTATTCTGCTTGATCAGCGCAATCGCCGGCAGGAAGCGCGCACGTTGCAGGCCGTCCTTGTACAGACCGTCCGGCACGATGTTCGAAGTCGCGACCAGGGTCACGCCGTTCTTGAACAGCTCTTCCATCAGCGTGCCGAGGATCATCGCGTCGGTGATGTCGGACACGAAGAATTCATCGAAACAAATCACCCGGGCTTCGTCGGAGAAGCGCTTGGCGATGATGGTCAGCGGGTTTTTCTCGCCGCCAAGGGTCTTCATCTCTTCGTGCACACGCTTCATGAAGCGGTGGAAGTGAGTGCGGACCTTTTCCTTGAACGGCAGCGCTTCGAAGAAGGTGTCGACCAGATAAGTCTTGCCGCGACCGACGCCGCCCCAGAAGTACAGACCCTTGACCGGTGCCGCGTCTTTCTTGCCAAACAGTTTGCCGAACAGGCCCGGTTTGCTGTGCGAGGCCGCGACCAGATCGTCGTACAGGCGCTGCAAATGGCGCACCGCAGTTTCCTGCGAAGCGTCATGGAAGAATTCCGGGCGTTTCAGATCAGCTTGATATCGTTCTAGGGGCGTCATAATTCGTTAGCAAGGCAACAAAAACGGGCCGTCACTGTAGCGACGGCCCGTGGGAATGGCAATCGGCCCTTGGTCGGGCCGAGCCGCTGATTTATTCCTGGACCGGCGTCAAGGCCACACGCAAGGCGTCGATGGCGACGTCGCGAGCAGCGCTGTCGGCGAAGGCCGGGCTGTCGCCGACGCACTCGCCTTCCAGCCAGACGCTGAAGCTCAGGTCTTCGCTGCGCACGTCCAGAGGCTGGCCGGCTTGCAACTGCTTGGTCACCTGACCGGCGGTTTTACCGTCGGCAAAGTTGCGCGACAGCAACAATTGCTCGCCATCGGCCGCCAGCAGACGGAAGCGGAAGCTGCCATCGTCTTCACGAAAACTGACGAAACGCGCGGCTTTCGCGGCTTTCTTCTTGGTGGTGGCCGCGACTTGGGTCTGGGCAACGAAAGAGCGCAGGCCGACCGCTTCACGCAGTTCGTGAAGGAACGGCGTCGCAACGGAGCGGGCCTTTTTCGCGCCGATCTGCAAGATATCTTCCAGGTCTGCCGGGCGTTCGATCAACCGGTGATAGCGCTCGCGGGACTCGCCCAGTTCGCTGTCGAGCAGTTGGAACAGACGATTTTTCGCCTCGCCCCAACCCAGGCCCTGCAACAATTCGCTGCGGAATTCGTCGGCCTGCGCTGGGGTGGCGAAGGCCTGGAACAAAGTGAACAGGTGCGAGTTGTCCGGATCTTTGGCTTCGCCCGGCGCGCGGGAATCGGTGACGATCCGCGAAATCGCGTCCTTCATTTCCTTGGCGCTGCTGAACAACGGAATGGTGTTGTCGTAGCTCTTCGACATCTTGCGACCGTCGAGGCCTGGCAGCGTGGCGACGCTTTCTTCGATCAGCGCCTCAGGCATGGTGAAGAATTCTTTGCCCTGACCGAACAGATGG
It encodes:
- a CDS encoding acyl-CoA dehydrogenase family protein, yielding MIPRTLFSSEHELFRDSVRTFLEKEAVPFHGQWEKQGYIDRKLWNKAGEAGMLCSHLPEEYGGLGADFLYSAVVIEEVGRLGLTGIGFSLHSDIVAPYILHYGSEALKHKYLPKLVSGEMVTAIAMTEPGAGSDLQGVKTTAVLDGDEYVINGSKTFITNGFLADLVIVVAKTDPKAGAKGTSLFLVEADTPGFAKGKRLEKVGMKAQDTSELFFQDVRVPKENLLGQAGMGFAYLMQELPQERLTVAVGGLASAEAALQWTLEYTRERKAFGKAIADFQNTRFKLAEMATEIQIGRVFVDRCLELHLQGKLDVPTAAMAKYWGTDLQCKVLDECVQLHGGYGFMWEYPIARAWADARVQRIYAGTNEIMKEIIARSL
- a CDS encoding tryptophan--tRNA ligase, yielding MTTRTRILTGITTTGTPHLGNYAGAIRPAIIASRDSNADSFYFLADYHALIKCDDPLRIQRSRLEIAATWLAGGLDVDRVTFYRQSDIPEIPELTWLLTCVAAKGLLNRAHAYKASVDKNVETGEDPDAGITMGLYSYPVLMAADILMFNAHKVPVGRDQIQHVEMARDIGQRFNHLFGQGKEFFTMPEALIEESVATLPGLDGRKMSKSYDNTIPLFSSAKEMKDAISRIVTDSRAPGEAKDPDNSHLFTLFQAFATPAQADEFRSELLQGLGWGEAKNRLFQLLDSELGESRERYHRLIERPADLEDILQIGAKKARSVATPFLHELREAVGLRSFVAQTQVAATTKKKAAKAARFVSFREDDGSFRFRLLAADGEQLLLSRNFADGKTAGQVTKQLQAGQPLDVRSEDLSFSVWLEGECVGDSPAFADSAARDVAIDALRVALTPVQE
- a CDS encoding cytochrome c1 — its product is MKKLFAVLILAAMPVFSFASTAGAPELEKVDIDVSDQAAMQDGARTFANYCMGCHSAKFQRYERVADDLGIPHDLMLSKLVFTGAKIGDHMNIGMQPADAKTWFGAAPPDLTLVARVRGTDWLYGYLKSFYEDPSRPWGVNNKVFPNVGMPNVLVGLQGRQVVGCKQVQIVEDGKKQYDPLTGTALTHEACDQLTVMPKTGTLSEEQFDEKVKNLVTFLAYSANPVKLQHQRIGTYVLLYLAFFFVFAYLLKREYWKDVH
- the rpsI gene encoding 30S ribosomal protein S9 — protein: MSATQNYGTGRRKTATARVFLRPGTGNISINNRTLENFFGRETARMVVRQPLELTETVEKFDIYVTVIGGGVSGQAGAIRHGITRALMQYDETLRGALRKAGFVTRDAREVERKKVGLRKARKRPQYSKR
- a CDS encoding cytochrome b, which encodes MSKFMDWVDARFPATKMWEDHLSKYYAPKNFNFFYFFGSLALLVLVNQIVTGVWLTMSYTPSAEEAFASVEYIMRDVEYGSILRLLHSTGASAFFIVVYLHMFRGLLYGSYQKPRELVWVFGMLIYLALMAEAFMGYLLPWGQMSYWGAQVIISLFGAIPVIGNDLTQWIRGDYLISGITLNRFFALHVVALPIVILGLVVLHVLALHEVGSNNPDGVDIKKFKDENGVPLDGIAFHPYYTVKDIVGVVVFLFIFCSIVFFFPEMGGYFLEKPNFEVANAFKTPEHIAPVWYFTPFYAILRAIPDKLLGVIAMGAAIAVLFVLPWLDRSPVKSMRYKGWMSKIWLWVFCISFVILGVLGVLAPTPGRTLLSQVCTFLYFAYFILMPFYTRLEKTKPVPERVTG
- the petA gene encoding ubiquinol-cytochrome c reductase iron-sulfur subunit, which encodes MSNDGVNAGRRRFLVAATSVVGAAGAVGAAVPFVGSWFPSAKAKAAGAPVKVNVSKIEPGQQMIAEWRGQPVFIVRRTEEILGNLKKIEGQLSDPTSKNSTQPTYVDPETRSIKPEVLLLIGICTHLGCSPTFRPEVAPADLGKDWVGGYFCPCHGSHYDLAGRVYKSQPAPLNLPVPPHSYETDDIIVIGVDTEKA
- a CDS encoding NADP(H)-dependent aldo-keto reductase, with product MDYRQLGRTNLNVSAICLGTMTWGEQNSEAEAFAQIERAKSAGINFIDTAEMYPVPPKAETYASTERYIGNYFKSRGDRADWILASKIAGPGNTIDYIRDKNLRHNRQHITEAVDASLKRLQTDYIDLYQLHWPERSTNFFGQLGYKHTTAANLTPLEDTLEALDEQVKAGKIRHIGLSNETPWGTMRFLALAEARGWPRAVSIQNPYNLLNRSFEVGLAEIAIREQCGLLAYSPLAFGFLSGKYEGGARPPKGRLSLYSRFSRYFNPQSEAACSRYVALAREHGLDPAQMALAFVTQQPFVTSNIIGATTMEQLESNIASFELKLSDEVLEGIEAIHKDHPNPAP
- the rplM gene encoding 50S ribosomal protein L13, with amino-acid sequence MKTFTAKPETVQRDWFVVDAAGQTLGRLATEIASRLRGKHKAEYTPHVDTGDYIVVINAEQIRVTGAKTTDKIYYSHSGFPGGIKSINFEKLIAKAPERVIETAVKGMLPKNPLGRDMYRKLKVYAGAVHPHTAQQPQELKF
- the zapE gene encoding cell division protein ZapE, with product MTPLERYQADLKRPEFFHDASQETAVRHLQRLYDDLVAASHSKPGLFGKLFGKKDAAPVKGLYFWGGVGRGKTYLVDTFFEALPFKEKVRTHFHRFMKRVHEEMKTLGGEKNPLTIIAKRFSDEARVICFDEFFVSDITDAMILGTLMEELFKNGVTLVATSNIVPDGLYKDGLQRARFLPAIALIKQNTDIVNVDSGVDYRLRHLEQAELFHFPLDDASHESLRKSFRALTPECTAAIENDVLMIENREIRALRTCDDVAWFDFRELCDGPRSQNDYIELGKIFHAVLLSGVEQMSVTTDDIARRFINMVDEFYDRNVKLIISAEVELKDLYTGGRLNFEFQRTLSRLLEMQSHEFLSRAHKP
- a CDS encoding GlxA family transcriptional regulator, whose protein sequence is MASLRYGKQLGQGLTPAFETRLVSPDGKPVNSFSDVIMPVDGGLENADIIVLPAFWDDFDTLCQRYPQVLPWLRQQHARGAVLCGEATGVFWLAEAGLLDGKEATTYWRFFNAFAERFPRVQLNQDKHLTDADNLYCAGGTTSACDLYIYLIERFCGANVSQAVARDILYEVQRSYSPGRIGFGGQKLHQDVIILQIQHWLEEHFADKFRFEDVAREHGMSIRNFMRRFQTATGDKPLHYLQRLRIETAKGLLSGSRKSIKTISYEVGYDDASFFARLFRQHTELSPNQYRQQFQQAA